From a single Candidatus Delongbacteria bacterium genomic region:
- a CDS encoding carbohydrate binding family 9 domain-containing protein — MKPIPASLCLALLLSVPANGEDFVRRHYDTARVPAGALHIDGHLSEPAWETVPWSGGFLGHSPTRGAAPARETQVRILYDDEAIYFAFRAWDDPELIENRLGRQDQFPGDWVEVNIDSRQDLRTAYSFTLSVSGVKGDEAISEDGDNWDGNWNPVWFAGTAIDSLGWTAEIKIPFSQLRFPEKEEHVWGLQMTRRIQREEERSTWQPMPLNAPGWVSYFGEIHGIHGIRPGGQLELAPYVLARNNYTGVQGTRFGPADPTRAIGLDGKWAPGNNLALNFTLNPDFGQVEADPSEINLSGFESFFSEKRPFFVAGRENFDWRLSRATAGGGFNSDNLFYSRRIGRAPHSAWWLATGDTEELVDAPGASTILGALKLTAKSAEGWTLGLIESVTDEEHGTLRDSDTGAERQLVLEPRSHYGVLRVERELDRGRTVVGGILTATNRRLSEDHLRASLHQSAWSGGLNLQHYLGEDRLYYVETRLAGSLVTGDPRAITATQTAPAHLFQRPDADHLELDTTRTSLAGLSIYGHVGRTRSRDPLAWQTGLSLRTPGFETNDIGYLRAADQAVQFGWVGWAERTPGPWWLDWQLNGNEWLTFDSQGELLREQLNLNGNLRFNSRRQIGGSVDLESEYKDPTLLRGGPRFTVPGAITVDLWHNSPDQGRVGYSFGGNWAQGNDNYAVVRDLWADVWWKPWNQLGLSLNPSWNMERNTLQYIRVQDVDDLPDRPWLLGSLVRRTFVVTGRAEYYPHPGLTLQLYNEVFMTQGHYGSFRKVTDSGASALDDRTRPLGAGEISQDPDTGDYDVREILGPSYGFSDPDFDALGFNSNLVFRWDWSPGSQLYLVWTRSAWDGLGRHGFVPLRNLSDPGVIASDQVFLIKISRWLDI, encoded by the coding sequence ATGAAACCCATCCCGGCCTCTTTATGCCTGGCCCTGCTGCTCTCAGTCCCGGCAAATGGCGAAGACTTTGTCCGCCGCCACTACGACACAGCGCGGGTACCCGCTGGCGCCCTGCACATCGACGGTCATCTCAGCGAGCCCGCCTGGGAGACCGTGCCCTGGAGCGGGGGATTCCTTGGGCATTCGCCCACCCGGGGAGCCGCGCCCGCGCGCGAGACCCAGGTGCGGATCCTTTATGATGATGAAGCGATCTACTTCGCCTTCAGGGCCTGGGATGACCCGGAACTGATCGAGAATCGTCTGGGTCGCCAGGACCAGTTTCCCGGGGACTGGGTCGAAGTCAACATCGACTCACGCCAGGATCTGCGCACGGCCTACAGTTTCACCCTGAGCGTCTCGGGCGTGAAGGGCGACGAAGCGATTTCCGAAGACGGCGACAACTGGGACGGCAACTGGAACCCGGTGTGGTTCGCGGGCACCGCCATCGACAGCCTGGGCTGGACCGCCGAGATCAAGATTCCCTTCAGCCAGTTGCGATTCCCCGAGAAGGAGGAGCACGTCTGGGGGCTGCAGATGACCCGGCGGATCCAGCGCGAGGAGGAACGCAGCACCTGGCAGCCCATGCCCCTGAACGCGCCCGGCTGGGTCAGTTACTTCGGCGAGATCCATGGCATCCACGGCATTCGCCCTGGAGGCCAGCTGGAGCTTGCACCCTATGTTCTGGCCCGCAACAACTACACGGGCGTGCAGGGCACACGCTTCGGTCCCGCCGACCCCACCCGGGCCATCGGGCTGGATGGCAAGTGGGCTCCCGGCAACAATCTGGCGCTCAACTTCACCCTCAACCCGGATTTCGGCCAGGTGGAGGCGGATCCCTCCGAGATCAACCTCTCGGGTTTCGAGAGCTTCTTCTCGGAGAAGCGTCCCTTTTTCGTGGCCGGGCGCGAGAACTTCGACTGGCGCCTCTCGCGCGCCACGGCCGGAGGAGGGTTCAATTCCGACAACCTGTTCTATTCGCGCCGCATCGGGCGTGCGCCACACTCGGCCTGGTGGCTGGCCACCGGTGATACCGAAGAGCTGGTGGACGCGCCGGGCGCCAGCACCATCCTGGGTGCGCTCAAACTGACCGCCAAGAGCGCCGAGGGCTGGACCCTGGGCCTGATCGAGAGCGTCACCGACGAGGAGCACGGCACTCTCCGGGATTCCGACACGGGCGCGGAGCGCCAGCTGGTGCTGGAACCCCGCAGCCATTACGGTGTGTTGCGCGTGGAACGCGAGCTGGACCGCGGGCGCACCGTGGTGGGCGGCATCCTCACCGCCACCAATCGCCGCCTGAGCGAGGACCATCTGCGTGCCAGCCTGCACCAGAGCGCCTGGAGCGGCGGTCTGAACCTGCAACACTACCTCGGCGAAGACCGTTTGTATTACGTGGAAACCCGGCTTGCGGGCAGTCTGGTCACCGGGGACCCCAGAGCGATCACCGCGACCCAGACCGCGCCGGCCCATCTATTCCAGCGTCCGGACGCGGATCATCTTGAGCTGGACACCACGCGCACCTCGCTGGCGGGACTTTCCATCTATGGGCACGTGGGCCGCACGCGCAGCCGCGATCCGCTGGCCTGGCAGACCGGCCTGAGCCTGCGGACTCCCGGATTCGAGACCAACGACATCGGCTACCTGCGCGCCGCCGACCAGGCGGTGCAGTTCGGTTGGGTGGGCTGGGCCGAGCGCACTCCCGGCCCCTGGTGGCTCGACTGGCAACTGAATGGCAACGAATGGCTCACCTTCGACAGCCAGGGCGAATTGCTGCGCGAACAGCTGAACCTCAACGGCAACCTGCGCTTCAACAGTCGCCGGCAGATCGGTGGCAGCGTGGATCTGGAGAGCGAGTACAAGGACCCGACTCTGCTGCGCGGAGGACCCCGCTTCACCGTGCCGGGAGCGATCACCGTGGATCTTTGGCACAATTCGCCCGACCAGGGCCGGGTGGGCTACAGTTTTGGCGGCAACTGGGCCCAGGGCAATGACAATTATGCGGTGGTACGCGATCTCTGGGCGGATGTCTGGTGGAAACCCTGGAATCAGCTGGGGCTGAGTCTCAATCCCTCCTGGAACATGGAACGCAACACGCTGCAGTACATCCGCGTGCAGGACGTGGACGACCTCCCCGATCGCCCCTGGTTGCTGGGCTCGCTGGTCAGGCGCACCTTCGTGGTCACCGGGCGGGCCGAGTACTATCCACACCCGGGCCTGACCCTGCAGCTCTACAACGAAGTCTTCATGACGCAGGGCCACTACGGCAGTTTCCGCAAGGTGACGGATTCCGGAGCGTCCGCCCTGGATGACCGCACACGCCCGCTGGGTGCGGGCGAGATCAGCCAGGATCCGGACACGGGAGACTATGACGTGCGGGAAATCCTGGGGCCCAGCTATGGCTTTTCCGATCCGGACTTCGACGCGCTGGGCTTCAATTCCAATCTGGTCTTCCGCTGGGACTGGTCGCCCGGATCCCAGCTCTATCTGGTCTGGACCCGCTCCGCCTGGGACGGACTGGGGCGACACGGATTCGTGCCGTTGCGCAACCTCAGTGATCCGGGCGTGATCGCCTCGGACCAGGTCTTTCTGATCAAGATCAGCCGCTGGCTGGATATTTGA
- a CDS encoding fibronectin type III domain-containing protein: protein MRLSPTAGTIRVALSVLWMLPLTGTLRAEIVNESGSLREFLAGSEPGAAYDNWVSHVAEAISRPGYNMYAPPALDTQLNGFGGFQVLEDNAPDTAILQLFRDLADALLNGDSAAADLLLQNGPAIDYDLVRFTDTGLGREYWMLREQLDASFTDPGLDPGILDDVVGSFVHGWGLFIFCPQASRPEIVVQVPHPCDDYLSPYIALEFFLEADAGLMMLNGAGREVAHRNETFSNDTSLSDPTRNCEHPFAVIHEQLVDHWQELGQEELVVQVHSYDDLAHRDLKSCVVVGGRYNRIHNPVLVDTGGGSKGLFTNLLQPVFAEDELGFSHDEWRIQDYMSSNQLYPVIVSGGIPDSSLTLSIAPELWGYGESCQWNYTYPDHGDGYPECDAGERAIHIEIDELPTPAHDLGETEYYHITPPAVASWHNFTTAWAFARPVFDNLLVARDSLRAFVDDTAPTTPTNLRVSGFTASSLRIGWRPTLSDRFDTYEVLVDTAATIGPTARLVNNSEEDELCWPGTRQVVIHGLDLLTVYSIGIRARDAQGRVSELSNIVQGMPDDLDAPLVTLPPETTGFSGGVIPVSAEIVDETGVQQATLQWDTGSGWQNVVMENLSGNIWVGSLAPLAPGTVAQLQVIAVDASGHDNTATSSPGILSVMHDLYADGFNGTSDWTHAAFGGNVDQWHLSTTRHSEGTHAWKFGSTGAADYANNAAGWLTSPEYLVPIGASQVRVQFSSWVEAETSGSQPDSCYDGGVVDVSLADGEWQPALLSPVLSKALKGSSQVPLAWPRRMFSGNEDWRSYTLLLPADTRTFRLRMGFVSDGSVVREGWYVDDLRVGVVIPENPELVTDLVIHQIPGNMLQLDWVPVYVATSYRIYAADTVDAPSWTLLGETEETRFTLALQAAQSARWFQVRSVVPDALLHSLERDTAPLRQPRTGVAEPARRTRQQTQGTK, encoded by the coding sequence ATGAGGCTCTCCCCCACTGCCGGTACGATCCGTGTCGCCCTGAGCGTGCTCTGGATGCTGCCCCTGACCGGAACGCTGCGCGCCGAGATCGTGAACGAGAGCGGCTCGCTGCGCGAATTCCTTGCGGGCAGCGAACCGGGAGCGGCTTACGACAACTGGGTCAGTCATGTGGCCGAAGCGATTTCGCGCCCGGGCTACAACATGTACGCACCACCCGCGCTGGATACTCAGCTGAACGGCTTCGGCGGATTCCAGGTTCTGGAGGACAATGCCCCCGATACGGCGATTCTCCAGCTGTTCCGCGATCTGGCCGACGCCCTGCTGAACGGCGACTCCGCGGCTGCGGACCTGCTGTTGCAGAATGGCCCCGCGATCGACTACGACCTGGTGCGATTCACGGACACGGGACTGGGACGCGAATACTGGATGCTGCGCGAGCAACTGGACGCGAGTTTCACCGATCCTGGTCTGGACCCGGGCATCCTTGATGATGTGGTCGGTTCCTTCGTGCACGGCTGGGGGCTGTTCATCTTCTGCCCACAGGCCAGCCGACCGGAAATCGTGGTACAGGTGCCGCACCCCTGCGACGACTACCTGAGTCCCTACATCGCGCTGGAGTTCTTCCTGGAAGCCGATGCCGGGCTGATGATGCTCAACGGCGCGGGCCGCGAAGTGGCCCACCGCAACGAGACCTTCTCCAACGACACCAGTCTCTCGGACCCGACCCGCAACTGCGAGCACCCCTTTGCCGTGATCCACGAGCAGCTGGTGGACCACTGGCAGGAGCTGGGTCAGGAAGAGCTGGTGGTGCAGGTGCACAGCTACGACGACCTGGCGCACCGCGACCTGAAGAGTTGTGTGGTGGTGGGCGGGCGTTACAACCGGATCCACAATCCCGTGCTCGTGGACACGGGCGGTGGCTCCAAGGGTCTGTTCACCAACTTGCTGCAGCCCGTGTTCGCCGAGGATGAGCTGGGCTTCAGCCATGACGAGTGGCGCATCCAGGATTACATGTCCTCGAATCAACTCTACCCGGTGATCGTGTCGGGCGGCATTCCCGATTCCTCGCTGACCCTGTCGATCGCACCCGAGCTCTGGGGCTACGGCGAAAGCTGCCAATGGAACTATACCTATCCCGATCACGGCGATGGCTATCCCGAGTGCGACGCGGGCGAGCGGGCGATCCACATCGAGATCGACGAACTGCCCACCCCGGCTCACGATCTGGGTGAAACCGAGTACTACCACATCACGCCGCCCGCCGTGGCGTCCTGGCACAACTTCACCACCGCCTGGGCCTTCGCGCGGCCCGTGTTCGACAATCTGCTGGTGGCCCGCGACAGCCTGCGGGCGTTCGTGGATGACACGGCACCCACCACGCCCACCAACCTGCGGGTCAGTGGGTTCACCGCCAGCAGCCTGCGCATCGGCTGGAGACCCACCCTTTCCGACCGCTTCGATACCTACGAAGTGCTGGTGGACACAGCGGCCACCATCGGACCCACGGCGCGCCTGGTGAACAATTCCGAAGAGGACGAGCTCTGCTGGCCGGGCACCCGCCAGGTGGTGATCCACGGGCTGGATCTGCTGACCGTCTACAGCATTGGAATTCGGGCCCGGGACGCCCAGGGTCGCGTGTCGGAACTCTCGAACATCGTGCAGGGAATGCCCGATGACCTGGACGCTCCTCTGGTGACCCTGCCCCCCGAGACCACGGGCTTTTCCGGCGGCGTGATACCGGTTTCGGCCGAGATCGTGGACGAGACGGGTGTCCAGCAGGCCACCCTGCAATGGGACACAGGATCAGGCTGGCAGAACGTGGTCATGGAGAATCTCTCCGGCAACATCTGGGTCGGCAGCCTGGCACCGCTGGCTCCCGGCACCGTGGCACAGCTTCAGGTGATCGCCGTGGATGCAAGCGGGCATGACAACACGGCCACCAGCAGCCCGGGCATTCTGTCCGTGATGCATGACCTGTATGCGGACGGATTCAACGGAACCAGCGATTGGACACACGCCGCCTTCGGCGGGAACGTGGACCAGTGGCACCTCAGCACCACGCGCCACAGCGAAGGCACCCACGCCTGGAAGTTCGGCAGCACGGGCGCCGCGGACTATGCCAACAACGCCGCGGGCTGGCTCACCAGCCCCGAGTACCTGGTGCCCATCGGGGCCAGCCAGGTGCGCGTGCAGTTTTCCAGCTGGGTCGAGGCCGAAACCTCGGGCTCGCAGCCCGACTCGTGCTACGACGGTGGCGTCGTGGATGTGAGCCTGGCGGACGGCGAGTGGCAGCCCGCACTGCTGAGCCCCGTGCTCAGCAAGGCTCTCAAGGGAAGCAGCCAGGTGCCTCTGGCCTGGCCACGTCGAATGTTCAGTGGCAACGAGGACTGGCGCAGTTACACGCTGCTGTTGCCTGCGGACACACGCACATTCCGGCTGCGCATGGGATTCGTCAGCGACGGCAGCGTCGTGCGTGAAGGCTGGTACGTGGACGATCTGCGCGTGGGCGTGGTGATTCCCGAGAACCCCGAACTGGTCACCGATCTGGTGATTCACCAGATACCGGGGAACATGTTGCAGCTGGACTGGGTGCCGGTATACGTGGCCACATCCTACCGGATCTACGCGGCCGATACGGTGGATGCCCCGTCGTGGACTCTGCTGGGCGAAACGGAAGAAACCCGTTTCACCCTTGCCCTGCAGGCGGCACAGTCCGCGCGCTGGTTCCAGGTGCGCAGTGTGGTGCCCGACGCCCTGCTGCACTCCCTCGAGCGTGACACAGCGCCTCTGCGCCAGCCTCGCACCGGAGTGGCGGAGCCTGCGCGCCGGACGCGCCAGCAGACTCAGGGAACCAAGTGA
- the msrA gene encoding peptide-methionine (S)-S-oxide reductase MsrA, protein MSTPGTESIFFGAGCFWCTEAAFALVPGVSAVTVGYQGGSTPDPSYHQVCSGSSGHAEVARVDYDPSGTNLDQLFDVFWTVHDPTTLNRQGADVGTQYRSVIFCSTDEQLSAAKASRERKQQELADPIVTEILRAPVFHPAEADHQDYFLNNPDAGYCRMVIAPKVKKVQKLLDH, encoded by the coding sequence ATGAGCACGCCAGGAACGGAAAGCATTTTCTTCGGAGCCGGTTGTTTCTGGTGCACCGAAGCGGCCTTCGCGCTGGTGCCGGGCGTGAGCGCGGTCACCGTGGGGTACCAGGGCGGCAGCACTCCGGACCCCAGCTACCATCAGGTCTGCTCAGGCAGCTCGGGGCATGCCGAGGTCGCGCGCGTTGACTACGACCCCTCCGGGACCAACCTGGACCAGCTGTTCGACGTGTTCTGGACGGTGCACGATCCCACCACCCTCAACCGCCAGGGCGCCGATGTGGGCACCCAGTACCGCTCGGTGATCTTCTGTTCCACGGACGAGCAGCTCAGCGCGGCCAAGGCTTCGCGCGAGCGCAAGCAGCAGGAACTGGCGGATCCGATCGTGACCGAGATCCTGCGCGCGCCGGTTTTCCATCCTGCGGAGGCCGATCATCAGGACTATTTCCTCAACAACCCGGATGCAGGGTACTGCCGCATGGTGATCGCACCCAAAGTCAAGAAGGTCCAGAAGCTGCTGGATCATTGA